Within the Eucalyptus grandis isolate ANBG69807.140 chromosome 1, ASM1654582v1, whole genome shotgun sequence genome, the region ggacaGAAAATAATTATCATATAATAAGGAGAATGCATGCATCCATTCTATAGTTTAGCTAGAAAACAAATGAGATAAATCCCACTTTTTCTAGGGTAAAATTATATCCAAGCACCTAAGGTTCAGCCCCTAAGACTATATAGGATTAAAAGGAGGGAATCCTCATATTTATAGAAGTAAATTTAATGTCAGGACACAAACATTGGCTTTCAGCATTCTTTCATTCAAATAAGTCAGTACATGACGTACTATGCTATTTAAGCATACCCAATAAATCTTTAtcatatgattttataaatcaaTCTCCCATATTTATCTTTATATCGATGATATTATTCTAGATATTGTCCTGTGGCGTGGGGTCACGATCAATTTGTCAATGGCCACATGATTTCTCCTAACAtttacttaaaaaataatatcaatggCCAATCAGCATTTCCCATAAAGCCCAGCGGGAGGCAAGAAAAGAAACGAGAATAGAGAAAGAGACAGCTCATTTACCTGATTATATTATAAAAGTCACCCATGTCCAAACAAGTCCAAATATGTCCatcatattataaaaattaagggCAGACCcaccaatttaaaaaaatagaagaagaaatgttCAAGTCTCTTAAATGGGACTTTTGTTGCTTATTATGCATCTCCActtaaaaaattcttttgtgTATATAATTGGTAGGTGAGGGgacaagaaaatataaaggTCAAAATAGATATATAggatataataaatataatatatgtaCCAATTATATGTAAACATTGAAAGTGATATATTCAGTAAAAACAAAAGATCTAGTTGACAGGCCTGGGATTGAAAAGATTGACCTGCGTCTCCTCCATCACTGCCAAAAGAGAGTAGCCAAAATACTCAGATTCCTCTTGTCTCAAACCGTGAGAGATCTCACACCATCtccaaccaaaaagaagaactaAACTTCATCATGTGATGATGATTGAAAGATCTATGCAAGCAAACATAACACAAGGCCGAAAAGAAGAACCACCCTAAAGAGACGGAGATCAAGAAATGGAGGGGAACAAGAGAAGAGAATTTACTTGACTCCTATCATATGTGTAGATagttgagcttgagcttgagccTGAGAGCCTAGCTAGAAGTCGTGCGAGTGACGATACAAACCTTGAGAACCGTACAAATTCATGGTTTCCCTCTGGTTATTTCGGCTACTTTGATCATCTTCATCCATTCTAGACCCCATTTGTGTACCGAGATTTAGGTACACTCTTGAATCAAGGTTGATGTTGCCCATGTTGTTGCCACTACTGCCGCTACTATGATCATCACCGCACATCGGTGGGTAGATAGTCGTGGTACTAGAAGAAGCGTTTGTGTTCGCGTTGGCATTCCCAGCTTCTTCTCGCGAGATCACGAGGGCTGCCGATTGGACAAGCTCCAGACATAGCCTAAGCTTGTTTGGCTCGATGTGGGCTAAACCCGGGACTGCCCCTTTGAAGAGGAAATCAGAGGTTAGGGTTCGGAGCACGTCAAGAGGTGTGATGCCATCAGCTGTGCGGACCGTGGGATCTGCGTGGTGGTCGAGTAGGACTGCCACCATGTCCGGGGAGACCATCTCAGCAGAAAGGTGGAGTGGGGTCTTGCCACTGGGCCCTGCTGGGTGGTTAACGTCCGCCGCCCCAAGCTCAAGCAATGCCTTGACGACCTCCCGGCTACAATTTTCAACTGCATAATGAAGTGCTAGTGCTGCGTCTAGATTTAGGCCCTCGCCCATGACCATGAGTTTCACGAGCTCAACGTCAGAAGAGTCGAGGGCTCTTCTCATCCGCCGGATCTTTTGCTCCTCGAGCTCAGCGGCCGTGCTCAGGTCGTGGGGATGGTGGTGGTGCGGCATTATGGATCGCCTAGCCATCGACGACTTCAGCCTGAGCTCTTCAATCTTAGCCACAACGTCAATCGGGAGATGTTTGGCCAAGACTTCGGGTGGAAGGCCAGATTTCGCGACGAGGTGGGAGCAAGTAGTCCAAAGTTGATGCATCTCCTGCTTTCTTGAGGCAATTAGTACTTTCATCACATCTTCTATTGAGGCCTTCTCCACCATGCTTGCTAATTGCTTCTGCCAAATGACAAGCCataatcaaaaagaaaattggtcaTTGAAATGTGACTTTGCATTGCATCATTGTagtaaatttaaacttttttgaAGTGCAAATTGATAGGAATATGCTTTCACAAATATGGTGCTTAGAACAAGTCTTTCGGTGGCAattgtcctttctttttttaccctCATGAGCAAAACCTCTAAATGAGGAAAGTGAATGTCGGGAAAAATTTGGGAAGTTTTGTGAAGTGGAAGACAAGACTGATCATCACCATAGCTAAATGTAGAAAGCTCTTGAGAGTTACCACTAAAAGGTAGATCTAACCATTTCAAGAAACCCCAAGTTGTGCATGAAATCAACTCCATTACATCTCTCTAGTTTTTAGGTTTACAGTTGAATCAAATTGGTCAAGGAAGGTCTTGAACTGCTAGAGTAACAAAGTCAAAtcatgaacaaaagagaaagtgAATTGAGTTTGAGAAATCAGTGAGAGTAGAGTAGAAAGAATATCTGCAAGGAGATGCGCCCTGATATTCTGATATTCTGATATTTTGAGGggaaaataatagaattttaTCAGCCTAAATTTGTTTTTTAACACACCTAGCGTCACCCACTCCATGATGGATCCATAATTTATTTGAGTCATCTACGAAGAAAAGACTAATAGTAATGGCACTCAATAAACAATTCCACCtccaaaatcccaaaaaaaaaagaagaaaaatcccatCCCAACCATCCGAAACCCCAAATCAAGCAATGTTCCCagtaagcaaaagcaaaagaaatccCATGAACACTATAGAGATGTTAGTTCTGGGAGTATAAAACATATCGGAACCTGAGTGAGCAGTGCAAGCTGCTCGACACCGAAGGATCGCGCGGCGGCGAGGGTGTCGAGGGCGAGATCGACAGCGGAGGTGCAATGCGTGTGCCAGCACCCTCTGTTGCCGCAATTAGGCCTCGGCTCGTGCTTCTGTGGCACGATCGAGACCTGCCCGCTGTACAGGAACTGCAGCACCAGCAAGAAGACCTCGTACCCGACCGAGTTCACCGGGATCACCcccggcggaggcggcggcctCGACGGGTGGTGGGCCGCCCCCTGAGGGTTGCCACGGGGGCAGCCTGCGGCGTCGAGGAGGCCGGAAGGCGGGTCGGGGCCGCAGAAGAACTTGCGGAAGAAGAGGCTGCGGGCGGCAAGGATGCAGCGGTGGGCGTGGACGAGGCGGCCCTCGACGGTGAAGGTGACATCGCTGAAGGCCTCACCGTTGATGAGGAGGTTGAGGTAGTCTAAGGAAAGAGATCTCAGGGAGTCTTCTGGGGTCATTATTGggagaaatgaaaaaagaagggtCTGTGCTCATGAACAGTTGGGTAGTGGGGgggtggaagagagagagagatcaaaggGGGTGTGGGGGTGGTGGTAGTGGTGATGGCGGTGGAGTTGGAGTTGgagttggatgatgaggagagagagagagagagggagaggagctGAGCTTTGTTGTGGTTGAGGGTGAAGTGTGATATGGTGAGGAGGAAGATGGTGATGAGGTACTGTTAATTTTGCCTGGGTGGGGAGATTCTCACCTCTCTCCCCTCCTGTGAAAgtggtgatggtgatgggtGAGGTTTGTtctggggagagagagagagagagagagagagagagggagggagggagagatgtGGCTCCTCTGGGCGTCCGGAGCTATTTAAAACAGGAAATCCTGTGGAAACAAGGCATAATATATACATGTCCCTCCCCCAACTTGGCTGCCAAGGGGGGTGTAACTTTCCGCCTGATTGAGCTCCGTTCAAAATTCGCCAAATAACAATCTTAACTATCAGACATATCCCTTTGCTGTCCTTAGTGCCCAAGTCAATCTTTGGTCGCCTCAGATTCTCAACCTTATATCCCACCTCCAATCTgtaattggaaaagaaaaatgctggAAGGGGTGGGTGGTGGGGAGTGGAGGGACAGTGGTCGACGTTGGTGGTGGGTAACAGGATCGTAAACATAATATGATAGCGAATATCTAATCACATCAGGTCTAGCTAGCCCTTGTCTATGGTTGGATGAGAAATATCGGCCCTTATtagttttgtaattttcttaaaaagtttATCTTATATAATAATTCTTTTAAATGTGAGATTCACTGGATATTACGAATTTTCAAACAGTACCGAAAGAAATATCATGTTGGCTTTACGATTCATTTGATATTATCTCGCCAGAAGAATTAAGCTAAATAAATCGCCGGGAGGGTAACATTACACCGGATACAAAGTGGTCATGAGTCTTGACGTACTTGGCTCTGGTGGGGAGGGTGTGAGCCGCTGTTGTTTTGCCCATGAAAACTACCCCCGCTTTCTCATCGCTTTATAAAGGAGGGAAAAACAAATATCGCACTGATGGACAACACTACACATCAACCAAACACTGTCTCATGTCTTATGAATTCCGGCCCTCAGATTGGACTTTTGACTTGTCTTTTCACCATCAAcacccactttctctctctctctctctctctctctctctcttctctcatcATGCTCATGCACGACAGGCTTTATGACTGGAATTGGAAATCGAATTGACTCAACTACAACAGGGGAGTGAAGCTTTCCGGACCTGAACAAGCCTCTTCTTTAACTTGGTTTCCTAAGAGAGTCGAAACTCTATGCAAAGCATTTAAAAGCAAAGAGAGAAAACTTGGTcgattttccaaatttgaggAAGACGTTGCATTTATTGGGGTGGATAAACATGAAGTACATCAATAGGGGTGTTAGCATTCATTTTCCGATCTTGTAAAACCGGACAAAAGAAAAGTGGTATAAGCATATTCGATGACTAGAGAAGGCCATGGTGCGTCTTGATCTTGAAGGTCTAGATTGAGTCAATTACTTAAGATTCTATCTACGTTGAGTCCTATAAAATATCTTCTTTGGATCCATAGATGTTACTTGTGAGGTAGTTAATTGTTAGGGAGTAAAATCCTTTAGGACTCATTTGACTAGCTggaatgaaaatttggaatgaaaGTAAAGGAATTTGAATGAATAGAAGGCAATTAGAATGGCGAATAAATTTGGATTAACATGTTAGTATGCTATCCCTCACTTCTACTTtatgttctctctctcctctctgttGGTCGTCACTCTCTTTCCATTACACAACATCACCTTAGCCATTAAAGACTTGATATTGAGGTTGCCAACGTTATGGCGGCCTCAATTTGAGGTCGAGTTGGCCAAGGTGTAGACATCTAAAGTCTTGATGAAATGGTTAGGGGTCATCAATTGATTATAAGGTGAGTAGATTTCAAGCCAAGAAGCTAGACCTACCCTGTTAGAGTTGATTGGTAGTTTTTAGAATCATGAACCAAATAGGTTGCAGGGGTCAACTGGggaattagagaaaaaaacttTTAAGTAATTTAATTATCATTTAAGGAAAACATACAATATGCACAATATGTGGCATAGTGGCTAAGTCAATAATGGAATTTTCTAACCTTCCCAGATTCAAAACCGATCTCAAAataggagagaaagaaaaactaaatacAAGGAACTGAACTGATCAAGACCGGATCCCCAATTTTTACCTAGGCACCTACTTAGTTCAGCTTGGAATTGATCAAATAAGGTCAGTTCaatttggttcttgagttgagCCAACGTGACCTAATGGTGGTGCGGTGGTGGTCCTGTGACAACGTGAGTGCACTTCAACTATAGATGGTTGgtagtgaagagagagagagagagaagcggcaAAA harbors:
- the LOC104425356 gene encoding BTB/POZ domain and ankyrin repeat-containing protein NOOT2, which codes for MTPEDSLRSLSLDYLNLLINGEAFSDVTFTVEGRLVHAHRCILAARSLFFRKFFCGPDPPSGLLDAAGCPRGNPQGAAHHPSRPPPPPGVIPVNSVGYEVFLLVLQFLYSGQVSIVPQKHEPRPNCGNRGCWHTHCTSAVDLALDTLAAARSFGVEQLALLTQKQLASMVEKASIEDVMKVLIASRKQEMHQLWTTCSHLVAKSGLPPEVLAKHLPIDVVAKIEELRLKSSMARRSIMPHHHHPHDLSTAAELEEQKIRRMRRALDSSDVELVKLMVMGEGLNLDAALALHYAVENCSREVVKALLELGAADVNHPAGPSGKTPLHLSAEMVSPDMVAVLLDHHADPTVRTADGITPLDVLRTLTSDFLFKGAVPGLAHIEPNKLRLCLELVQSAALVISREEAGNANANTNASSSTTTIYPPMCGDDHSSGSSGNNMGNINLDSRVYLNLGTQMGSRMDEDDQSSRNNQRETMNLYGSQGLYRHSHDF